The following are encoded together in the Streptomyces rapamycinicus NRRL 5491 genome:
- a CDS encoding ATP-binding cassette domain-containing protein: MAEQTAAQTAARAAARTAARTAAVQVRDLEVSYGWGRGATRILHGITLDVTRGHTVGIVGESGSGKSTLAKTLAGAIRPTAGSVRIAGHDVFGTRGADRTGMRRRVQMIPQDPYSSLNPRRTIGEALAEAVDPRRARVKKHQDEIVHWLETVRMPADSIRQYPHECSGGQRQRIAIARGLILRPEVVIADEITSALDVSVQAEILNLIAGLRRELGLTMVFISHNLAVVRHVSDEVVVLYRGDIVEHGTAADLYERPRHAYTRALLDAVPGAAKS, translated from the coding sequence ATGGCTGAGCAGACGGCGGCACAGACAGCGGCACGGGCCGCGGCACGGACGGCGGCACGGACGGCGGCCGTCCAGGTCCGTGACCTCGAGGTGAGCTACGGCTGGGGAAGGGGAGCGACGCGGATCCTGCACGGGATCACGCTGGATGTCACCAGGGGACACACCGTCGGCATCGTGGGGGAATCGGGATCGGGGAAGTCCACTCTGGCGAAGACCCTGGCCGGTGCGATCCGGCCGACGGCGGGGAGCGTCCGGATCGCCGGCCATGACGTGTTCGGCACCCGCGGTGCGGATCGCACGGGAATGCGGCGGCGGGTCCAGATGATCCCGCAGGACCCCTATTCCTCGCTCAACCCCCGCCGAACCATCGGCGAGGCGCTCGCCGAAGCGGTGGACCCGCGCCGCGCCAGGGTGAAGAAGCATCAGGACGAGATCGTTCACTGGCTCGAGACCGTCAGGATGCCGGCGGACAGCATCCGCCAGTATCCCCACGAATGCTCGGGCGGGCAGCGCCAGCGGATCGCGATCGCGCGCGGGCTGATCCTCCGGCCCGAGGTGGTGATCGCGGACGAGATCACCTCCGCGCTGGATGTCTCGGTCCAGGCCGAGATCCTCAACCTCATCGCGGGGCTGCGCCGAGAACTCGGCCTGACCATGGTGTTCATCTCGCACAACCTCGCCGTCGTCAGGCACGTCAGTGACGAGGTCGTGGTGTTGTACCGCGGCGACATCGTCGAACACGGTACGGCCGCGGACCTCTACGAGCGCCCGCGGCACGCCTACACCCGCGCACTGCTCGACGCGGTCCCGGGCGCGGCCAAGTCCTGA
- a CDS encoding amidohydrolase: protein MDFEQLVAFRRELHRNPEPAFLEIGTAARIEQALEGLEIRVRTGKAAQDLSAVVNFPAPETLDEWAARAADSGVPEERARYFRENGTALVVDVVGARPGPRWGLRVDIDALPMRESADAAHFPVAGGFASTNGAMHACGHDAHATIGVGLLHRLSDHDFAGTLRVLFQPAEEGVRGAQTMIDAGVADEIDNMLAVHMAGDMAVGRVVGSFTGGMATRKLKVDFAGRAAHAAGTPEAGRNALLAASMSALGIMGLPRFSSADTRLNVGTLVAGDGVNIVPSSAVMTCEARATDDEVVDELVDRVRSMVEGASLAHGVRANVAVMGQSATVAPDDELIDRIVDVATAHDDVTEVIRTRAFAGSDDANLLIRHVQRHGGKGAYLMVGAGSPGPHHSENFDIAEESIPTAIGILESLIRG, encoded by the coding sequence GTGGATTTTGAGCAGCTCGTAGCGTTTCGCCGAGAACTGCATCGGAACCCGGAACCCGCATTCCTGGAGATCGGCACCGCGGCCCGGATCGAACAGGCCCTGGAGGGACTGGAGATACGCGTCCGCACGGGGAAGGCCGCTCAGGATCTCTCGGCCGTCGTCAACTTCCCGGCCCCGGAAACCCTGGACGAATGGGCGGCTCGCGCGGCGGATTCGGGTGTCCCGGAAGAGCGGGCCCGCTACTTCCGGGAGAACGGCACCGCGCTGGTCGTCGATGTCGTGGGCGCCCGTCCGGGGCCGCGCTGGGGGCTTCGCGTCGACATCGACGCGCTTCCGATGCGCGAATCGGCCGATGCCGCACATTTCCCGGTGGCAGGCGGGTTCGCCTCGACGAACGGCGCGATGCACGCGTGCGGCCACGACGCCCACGCGACCATCGGCGTCGGCCTGCTCCACCGTCTGTCGGACCATGACTTCGCGGGCACGCTCCGGGTCCTGTTCCAGCCTGCCGAGGAGGGGGTCAGGGGAGCGCAGACGATGATCGACGCCGGGGTGGCCGACGAGATCGACAACATGCTCGCGGTGCACATGGCCGGAGACATGGCCGTCGGCAGGGTCGTGGGGAGCTTCACCGGTGGCATGGCGACCCGCAAGCTGAAGGTCGACTTCGCGGGCAGGGCCGCTCACGCGGCCGGTACACCGGAGGCCGGCCGCAACGCGCTGCTCGCGGCATCGATGTCCGCACTGGGCATCATGGGGCTCCCGCGCTTCAGCTCCGCGGACACGCGGCTCAATGTCGGCACGCTCGTCGCCGGCGACGGGGTGAACATCGTGCCCTCCTCCGCGGTGATGACCTGCGAGGCGCGCGCGACCGACGACGAGGTCGTCGATGAACTGGTCGACCGGGTCCGATCGATGGTGGAAGGGGCGAGCCTGGCCCACGGGGTCCGGGCGAACGTCGCGGTGATGGGCCAATCCGCCACCGTCGCACCGGACGACGAACTGATCGACCGCATCGTCGACGTGGCCACCGCTCATGACGATGTCACCGAGGTCATCCGGACCCGGGCGTTCGCGGGAAGCGATGACGCCAACCTTCTCATCAGGCATGTCCAGCGGCACGGGGGCAAGGGCGCCTATCTGATGGTCGGGGCGGGCAGTCCGGGGCCTCATCACAGCGAGAACTTCGACATCGCGGAGGAATCGATTCCGACCGCGATCGGGATCCTCGAATCGCTGATCCGCGGGTGA
- a CDS encoding ABC transporter substrate-binding protein — MRRMAPGVCGAAAMLVLTACGSGLSGEPPTHGTALRAALPDNIRSAGVLKIGGSSTVAPYLYYKGGGSVGVEKDLMDALSRVLGVRIHLADIGFAGLVPALQSKRIDVAMGDFTDNAERQQSVDFVDYTTSYSMMLVADGNPKGLERRSDLCGSSVSATVGSVTEQLSDQQDKACRAAGKKGVRVLRMDNNAATWTQVHTGRADAMLIDYLIGKYVADQGQGDLVGTAFHPQFHGAAVRKGDTVLRKALAAGFRQLMRDGTYNKILKKWKAARLAMSQPITNASTS, encoded by the coding sequence ATGAGACGCATGGCCCCGGGCGTGTGCGGTGCTGCCGCCATGCTCGTACTCACGGCGTGCGGTTCCGGTTTGTCCGGTGAGCCGCCCACCCACGGAACCGCGTTGCGGGCGGCCCTCCCCGACAACATCCGCAGCGCCGGGGTGTTGAAGATCGGCGGCAGCAGCACGGTCGCGCCCTACCTGTACTACAAGGGCGGCGGCTCCGTCGGGGTGGAGAAGGACCTGATGGACGCGCTCAGCCGGGTGCTGGGCGTGCGGATCCACCTCGCGGACATCGGCTTCGCAGGACTGGTCCCGGCGCTGCAGTCGAAACGGATCGATGTGGCGATGGGGGACTTCACCGACAACGCGGAGCGGCAGCAGAGCGTCGACTTCGTCGACTACACCACCTCGTACTCGATGATGCTGGTGGCCGACGGCAACCCCAAGGGCCTGGAGAGGCGTTCGGACCTGTGTGGTTCGAGTGTCTCGGCGACCGTGGGCAGCGTCACCGAGCAGCTGTCCGACCAGCAGGACAAGGCGTGCCGGGCGGCGGGGAAGAAGGGCGTGCGCGTCCTGCGGATGGACAACAACGCCGCCACCTGGACCCAGGTCCACACCGGCCGTGCGGACGCGATGCTCATTGACTACCTGATCGGGAAGTACGTCGCCGACCAGGGCCAGGGGGACCTCGTCGGCACGGCGTTCCATCCGCAGTTCCACGGCGCCGCCGTCCGCAAGGGCGACACGGTACTGCGCAAGGCACTCGCCGCCGGTTTCCGGCAGCTGATGCGCGACGGCACCTACAACAAGATCCTCAAGAAGTGGAAGGCGGCGAGACTCGCCATGTCCCAGCCGATCACCAATGCGAGCACCTCATGA
- a CDS encoding TetR/AcrR family transcriptional regulator gives MSTADRPLKRSRSPRNDAIRNRAKLLEAAGEMLKSEPEKVTVPLVAERAGLSPATAYRYFSSREDLIRGYVHGTIVELRNFSHDCPKTGLALFEDVVTERIRLVRITGAATIQVRSRRGFLTRLRDQDEVMLTVRDIWERPLRAVMRHFRVDDAHFDHALFLYNLMFDPREILDLIDSGLAESDVAARLIPAYYGALRGWTGA, from the coding sequence GTGAGCACCGCAGACCGTCCGCTGAAGCGGTCTCGAAGCCCGCGCAACGATGCGATCCGCAACCGCGCCAAGCTGCTCGAGGCAGCCGGGGAGATGCTCAAATCCGAACCGGAGAAGGTCACGGTCCCCCTCGTCGCCGAGCGCGCCGGCCTCTCCCCGGCCACGGCCTACCGCTATTTCTCCTCCCGCGAGGACCTCATCCGCGGCTACGTCCACGGCACCATCGTGGAACTGCGCAATTTCAGCCACGACTGCCCGAAGACCGGGCTGGCCCTCTTCGAAGACGTCGTCACCGAACGCATCCGGCTGGTGCGCATCACCGGCGCCGCCACCATCCAGGTCCGCTCACGCAGAGGCTTCCTCACGCGCCTCCGCGACCAGGACGAGGTCATGCTCACCGTCCGCGACATATGGGAACGCCCCCTCCGCGCGGTAATGCGCCACTTCCGCGTCGACGACGCCCACTTCGATCACGCCCTCTTCCTCTACAACCTCATGTTCGACCCCCGTGAGATCCTCGATCTCATCGATTCCGGCCTTGCCGAGTCCGATGTCGCCGCCCGCCTCATCCCTGCCTACTACGGCGCTCTCCGCGGCTGGACGGGTGCGTAG
- a CDS encoding amino acid ABC transporter ATP-binding protein, whose translation MTKAMVQIRGLRKSFGSLTVLDGLDIDVARGEVVCLLGPSGSGKSTLLRCINHLEAADAGVIAVDGEIIGYRRAGDVLQELPQREVARQRARMGMVFQRFNLFPHRTILENVIEGARVVKKEPRESALEHARALLERVGLAGKADAYPNQLSGGQQQRVAIARALAMRPKLMLFDEPTSALDPELVGEVLGVMKDLAREGMTMIVVTHEMGFAREVADRVIFVDGGVVVEQGTPQEVIDNPRAERTRSFLARVG comes from the coding sequence ATGACGAAGGCAATGGTGCAGATCCGCGGGCTGCGGAAGTCCTTCGGTTCGCTCACCGTCCTGGACGGGCTCGACATCGACGTGGCGCGCGGCGAGGTGGTCTGCCTGCTCGGTCCCTCGGGCTCGGGCAAGAGCACGCTGCTGCGCTGCATCAACCACCTCGAAGCCGCGGACGCGGGCGTCATCGCGGTGGACGGAGAGATCATCGGCTACCGCCGGGCCGGGGATGTGCTGCAGGAGCTGCCCCAGCGCGAGGTCGCCCGGCAACGCGCCCGGATGGGGATGGTCTTCCAGCGCTTCAACCTCTTTCCGCACCGCACGATCCTGGAGAACGTGATCGAGGGGGCTCGTGTGGTCAAGAAGGAACCGCGCGAGTCCGCGCTCGAACACGCCCGCGCACTGCTGGAGCGGGTCGGCCTGGCCGGCAAGGCCGACGCGTACCCCAACCAGCTCTCCGGCGGCCAGCAGCAGCGCGTCGCCATCGCCCGCGCCCTGGCCATGCGCCCGAAGCTGATGCTCTTCGACGAGCCCACCTCCGCGCTCGACCCGGAACTGGTCGGTGAGGTCCTGGGCGTCATGAAAGACCTCGCACGGGAGGGCATGACGATGATCGTCGTCACCCACGAGATGGGCTTCGCCCGCGAGGTCGCCGACCGCGTCATCTTCGTGGACGGCGGGGTCGTCGTCGAACAGGGCACGCCCCAGGAGGTCATCGACAACCCCCGGGCCGAGCGCACCCGCAGCTTCCTCGCCCGCGTCGGCTGA
- a CDS encoding dipeptide/oligopeptide/nickel ABC transporter permease/ATP-binding protein encodes MSPRSRRRRGNPGLVLGLALLGIVILIAVLAPVFFSGEADALGSRFAQPSSGHPLGTDAAGHDVLLRALVATRLTLLMTAGATAIAVALGILLGTSVWLMRPRAREVCLRVIDAMVAFPGLLLALVVAAVLGAGGSSVVIAIGMAGIPYFARLTANLAAKVSQQEYVRTARLLGVSHPRIAVRHMLPNMAEPLLVLSASTFASTLTALSALSFVGIGVQSPSYDWGKLLSEALPSLLAGRPFQMVGPAALVIVTGLAAILIGDGLAAAANPRTARRTAGRGDARDTERDTPVPREDYLVDVQDLWIHSGDKPLVKGVSFGIRPGEIVGVVGESGSGKTLTAMSLARLLPDGLTLSSSRMAIGDLDLRRPVPPGLMADALSLVYQDPASTFNPALRMGTQLTEMLRTHKHIGARAAGHRMVEALQAVRLTHPERRMKQYPHELSGGMRQRAMIATALATEPRLIIADEPTTALDVTVQAEILRELERVNGRLGTSIMFISHDIGVVRALCHRVIVMYRGEVVEEIDAADLTVESARHPYTRALLAATPDIDGPVETLPGMAWTPEATKEPSHG; translated from the coding sequence ATGTCTCCGCGTAGCCGACGACGCCGCGGGAACCCCGGACTCGTCCTCGGACTGGCCCTGCTGGGCATCGTCATCCTGATCGCCGTACTGGCCCCGGTGTTCTTCAGCGGCGAGGCGGACGCGCTGGGCAGCCGGTTCGCGCAGCCCTCGTCCGGCCATCCGCTCGGCACCGACGCCGCCGGCCACGATGTGCTGCTCCGCGCCCTGGTCGCCACCCGACTGACCCTGCTGATGACCGCGGGCGCGACGGCGATCGCGGTCGCCCTCGGCATCCTCCTGGGCACCAGCGTGTGGCTCATGCGGCCCCGGGCCCGGGAGGTCTGTCTGCGCGTCATCGACGCGATGGTCGCCTTCCCCGGTCTCCTTCTCGCGCTCGTCGTGGCGGCGGTGCTCGGCGCGGGCGGTTCCTCGGTGGTGATCGCCATCGGCATGGCCGGGATACCGTACTTCGCCCGCCTCACCGCGAATCTCGCCGCGAAGGTGTCCCAGCAGGAGTACGTCCGGACCGCGCGCCTGCTCGGGGTGAGCCATCCGCGGATCGCGGTCAGGCACATGCTGCCCAATATGGCCGAGCCTCTGCTGGTGCTGTCGGCGTCGACGTTCGCCAGCACGCTCACGGCCCTCTCCGCCCTGTCGTTCGTCGGGATCGGCGTCCAGTCGCCTTCCTACGACTGGGGGAAGCTACTGAGCGAGGCGCTGCCGTCGCTGCTGGCGGGCCGGCCATTCCAGATGGTGGGCCCGGCAGCTCTCGTCATCGTGACCGGGCTCGCAGCGATCCTGATCGGCGACGGTCTCGCGGCCGCGGCGAACCCGCGAACGGCCAGGAGGACGGCGGGCCGAGGAGACGCCCGGGACACCGAGCGGGACACGCCGGTGCCAAGGGAGGATTATCTCGTCGACGTACAAGACCTGTGGATTCACAGCGGGGACAAGCCGCTGGTCAAGGGCGTCTCGTTCGGCATCAGGCCGGGTGAGATCGTCGGTGTCGTGGGCGAGAGCGGTTCGGGCAAGACCCTGACCGCGATGTCCCTCGCCCGGCTCCTGCCCGACGGCCTCACCCTCAGCTCCTCCCGCATGGCCATCGGCGACCTCGATCTCCGCCGGCCGGTCCCACCGGGCCTCATGGCCGATGCGCTCAGCCTCGTGTACCAGGACCCGGCATCGACGTTCAACCCGGCCCTGCGGATGGGAACCCAGCTCACCGAAATGCTGCGCACCCACAAGCACATCGGTGCGCGGGCTGCGGGACACCGCATGGTGGAGGCACTCCAGGCGGTGCGCTTGACGCATCCGGAGCGCCGCATGAAGCAGTATCCGCACGAACTCTCGGGCGGCATGCGACAGCGGGCGATGATCGCGACGGCGCTGGCGACCGAGCCGCGGCTGATCATCGCCGACGAGCCGACCACGGCCCTGGATGTGACGGTCCAGGCGGAGATCCTGCGCGAACTGGAGCGCGTCAACGGCCGGCTCGGCACCTCGATCATGTTCATCTCGCACGACATCGGGGTGGTACGGGCACTCTGCCATCGCGTGATCGTCATGTACCGCGGCGAGGTGGTGGAGGAGATCGACGCGGCGGACCTCACCGTGGAATCCGCCCGGCATCCCTACACCAGGGCGCTCCTCGCGGCCACACCCGACATCGACGGTCCGGTGGAGACGCTGCCCGGCATGGCGTGGACCCCGGAAGCGACGAAGGAGCCCTCGCATGGCTGA
- a CDS encoding ABC transporter permease, giving the protein MTPPDSTEIPGLPPPAPAGDRSTAGPRRLRHPSSLWPGFALRRLTGLVTIFLALLVVSFLIVQLIPGDPAAGIAGANADPKDIARVRHELRLDRPVWERFVDYAGDVFSGHLGTSFMYRQPVETIVFNRLPFTATIALVGIVIVLLVSIPLGMTVGVLTRGGRRTWLDTTFGVVTGFLDAVPGYIMASFLVVTFAVGIGVVPLYPPAYTPRFAAQSFVLPIASIVIGPICTVSRVVRRETAVVLDNDYMRTAHGWRLPAHKRYVRWALPNLLTTTLTLSGLILTGMIGGAIVIESVFALPGLGSGIIKAILDRDYPVIQGMVIVIGMIAAIVNLLVDVLLGLIDQRTLGGSHVSA; this is encoded by the coding sequence ATGACTCCTCCCGACTCCACGGAGATCCCAGGGCTCCCGCCACCCGCCCCCGCGGGCGACCGCTCCACGGCAGGTCCACGACGGCTCCGCCACCCCTCCTCGCTCTGGCCCGGGTTCGCCCTCCGTCGGCTCACCGGCCTGGTCACGATCTTCCTCGCGCTGCTCGTCGTGTCGTTCCTGATCGTCCAGCTCATCCCCGGCGACCCCGCGGCGGGCATCGCCGGCGCCAACGCCGATCCCAAGGACATCGCACGCGTCAGACACGAACTCCGACTCGACCGGCCGGTCTGGGAGCGGTTCGTCGACTACGCGGGGGATGTCTTCTCCGGACACCTGGGCACATCGTTCATGTACCGGCAGCCCGTGGAAACGATCGTCTTCAACCGCCTCCCCTTCACGGCGACCATCGCGCTGGTCGGAATCGTCATCGTCCTGTTGGTCTCGATTCCGCTGGGGATGACCGTCGGTGTGCTCACCCGCGGTGGCCGGCGCACATGGCTGGACACCACGTTCGGGGTGGTCACCGGTTTCCTCGACGCCGTACCCGGCTACATCATGGCGTCGTTCCTCGTCGTGACGTTCGCCGTCGGCATCGGAGTGGTGCCGCTCTACCCTCCGGCGTACACGCCCCGCTTCGCCGCCCAGTCGTTCGTGCTGCCCATCGCGTCGATCGTGATCGGACCGATCTGCACCGTCTCCCGGGTCGTCCGCCGCGAAACGGCGGTCGTGCTCGACAACGACTACATGCGCACCGCGCACGGCTGGCGGCTGCCCGCCCACAAGCGCTATGTCAGGTGGGCGCTGCCCAACCTCCTCACCACCACGCTCACCCTGAGCGGGCTCATCCTGACCGGGATGATCGGTGGGGCCATCGTCATCGAGTCCGTGTTCGCGCTGCCCGGCCTCGGCAGCGGCATCATCAAGGCCATACTCGACCGCGACTACCCGGTGATCCAGGGCATGGTGATCGTCATCGGCATGATCGCGGCCATCGTCAACCTCCTCGTCGACGTCCTGCTGGGGCTGATCGACCAACGGACCCTCGGGGGGTCACATGTCTCCGCGTAG
- a CDS encoding amino acid ABC transporter permease: MSAPTATTPSGDIEHLAGLPTARVRKPGQWAATAVIVLLLLSLLFSVARNDNMGWDTVGEHLFSGDILRGVGTTLLLSTICMVLATILGIVVAVMRTSDNRLLSTAASLYLWFFRGTPLLVQLVFWFNLALVFPKLGPAIFLGESAGGVDTNLAIDWFTAAVLGFTLHESAYMSEIVRGGFLSVDRGQTEAAEALGMTGAQSLRRVLLPQALRVIVPPSMNQFVNLLKATSLVAFISGQDLLSSVQHIYAVNFQVIPLLIVASIWYLLLVSLATLGQRGLEKRLNQGYGQVTSKGSAR; this comes from the coding sequence ATGAGCGCCCCCACCGCCACCACGCCGAGTGGGGACATCGAACACCTCGCGGGACTTCCCACCGCCCGGGTCCGCAAACCGGGTCAGTGGGCCGCCACCGCCGTCATCGTCCTGCTGCTGCTCTCGCTGCTCTTCTCGGTGGCCCGCAACGACAACATGGGCTGGGACACCGTCGGGGAACACCTCTTCAGCGGGGACATCCTGCGCGGAGTGGGAACGACCCTGCTGCTCAGCACCATCTGCATGGTGCTGGCGACAATCCTCGGCATCGTCGTCGCGGTGATGCGCACCTCGGACAACCGGCTGCTGTCCACCGCCGCCTCGCTCTATCTGTGGTTCTTCCGCGGTACACCGCTGCTGGTGCAGCTGGTCTTCTGGTTCAACCTGGCGCTGGTCTTCCCCAAGCTCGGGCCCGCGATCTTCCTCGGGGAGAGCGCGGGCGGCGTCGACACCAATCTGGCGATCGACTGGTTCACCGCCGCGGTCCTCGGCTTCACCCTGCACGAGTCCGCGTACATGTCGGAGATCGTGCGCGGCGGGTTCCTCTCCGTCGACCGCGGTCAGACGGAGGCGGCGGAGGCGCTGGGGATGACGGGAGCGCAGTCGCTGCGTCGTGTGCTGCTGCCTCAGGCGCTGCGGGTGATCGTGCCGCCGTCGATGAACCAGTTCGTCAACCTCCTCAAAGCCACCTCGCTCGTCGCGTTCATCTCCGGTCAGGACCTGCTCTCCTCCGTGCAGCACATCTACGCGGTGAACTTCCAGGTCATCCCGCTGCTGATCGTGGCCAGCATCTGGTATCTGCTCCTTGTCTCGCTGGCGACGCTGGGACAGCGCGGGCTGGAGAAACGCCTCAACCAGGGCTACGGGCAGGTCACTTCGAAGGGATCCGCACGATGA
- a CDS encoding Lrp/AsnC family transcriptional regulator gives MVDALDFQIINALQIHPRVSWAQLGRILRVDPSTISRRWSALTGRRQVWTSCSEGDAPHLRDQMISALVEISCVPGRREHVLAELGRQGPISSVHCTSGPRDLYIMISTDSLLSMDRYIDERIAVIPGILGTRTHYLRKIFFEGSSWRLKTLSKEQVKALHDLRPADPPKQRRPAHRAVITALEADARRTAADMQRELGRSLSMISRDIDAVLAASWVRWRVDFAHALMGWSAAAALWLDVEPLELERVVASLRLLNHVRLCASVTGDANLAVFLWLRDLRELDEIENRLTTVFPKVLVKDRWIVPRIAKRAGHILDLDSRHRRWVPLGHHPVFED, from the coding sequence ATGGTCGACGCGCTGGACTTCCAGATCATCAACGCACTGCAGATCCATCCCCGGGTCTCATGGGCCCAGCTCGGGAGGATCCTCCGGGTCGACCCCTCGACGATTTCCCGCCGGTGGTCGGCGCTCACCGGCCGGCGGCAGGTGTGGACGAGCTGTTCCGAGGGCGACGCCCCGCACCTCCGCGATCAGATGATCTCCGCCCTGGTCGAGATCAGCTGCGTCCCCGGCCGACGGGAACACGTACTCGCCGAACTCGGCCGGCAGGGTCCAATCTCCAGCGTGCACTGCACTTCCGGCCCGCGGGACCTGTACATCATGATCTCCACCGACAGCCTGCTCTCCATGGACCGGTACATAGACGAGCGGATCGCTGTGATCCCCGGCATCCTCGGCACCCGCACCCACTACCTGCGAAAGATCTTCTTCGAAGGGTCGAGCTGGCGGCTGAAGACGCTCTCCAAGGAACAGGTCAAGGCGCTTCACGACCTCCGGCCGGCCGATCCGCCCAAGCAGCGCAGACCCGCCCACCGGGCGGTCATCACCGCACTCGAGGCGGACGCCCGGCGCACCGCCGCGGACATGCAGCGGGAGCTGGGCCGGTCCCTTTCCATGATCTCGCGGGACATCGACGCGGTACTCGCCGCAAGCTGGGTCAGATGGCGGGTGGACTTCGCACACGCCCTCATGGGCTGGTCCGCCGCGGCGGCGCTGTGGCTGGACGTCGAGCCGTTGGAACTGGAGCGTGTCGTCGCCTCGCTCCGGCTGCTGAACCATGTGCGGCTGTGTGCCTCCGTGACCGGTGACGCCAACCTCGCGGTGTTCCTCTGGCTGCGCGACCTGCGGGAGCTGGACGAGATCGAGAACCGGCTGACCACGGTGTTCCCCAAGGTACTGGTCAAGGACCGGTGGATCGTCCCGAGGATCGCCAAGCGGGCGGGCCACATCCTCGACTTGGACAGCCGGCACCGTCGCTGGGTCCCCCTCGGCCATCACCCGGTGTTCGAGGACTGA
- a CDS encoding ABC transporter substrate-binding protein, with protein MFRRGAVLTVVAALGLSATGCGVDEAALRGSTDTISMSLNTDPATFDPALASGGDDYTVARLLYDTVVRKDSGNRLVGGIASTWRAEDAAHYTFTIRKGLTCSDGSPITPSTVARSLTRFASPETGSPGRTLALGSATATFTADDGAGTVKARLSAPWSDFLTGLSLPSAGIVCPAGLDHAEQLATGKVKGAFSGPYTLASSRPAVSYRLTLRSGYTAWPRFAEPLRGVPAKHLDLTPITDYSTIATKLVSYSLDVGVVADENVNRFGGDSRFATSSASNTTTYLLFNERPGTVFANRPDLRTAVARAIDAQTFSDIVSGKRGSVIRSVGSAKVPCVNTDRSSLVATDRAAAARKLKGVRFRIVGTTLLRGGNDYIAEALRKAGAKVKADSLDNANWATVTSAGGKDWDINVQGDNNMMGTLTSSLLRVMGPPTEKGGRNKMGLVNDEGYAAVDRAMSKLDRTARCAALRSAQKSFLKRVDAIPLSTLPSTTVVAKGYSIRTFDDYLDPATLRIVK; from the coding sequence GTGTTTCGTCGGGGTGCTGTGCTGACGGTGGTGGCCGCGCTGGGGTTGAGCGCCACCGGGTGCGGAGTGGATGAGGCCGCGCTGAGGGGGTCGACGGACACGATCAGCATGTCGCTGAACACCGATCCGGCGACCTTCGATCCGGCGTTGGCCAGCGGCGGCGACGACTACACCGTGGCGCGGCTGCTGTACGACACGGTGGTGCGCAAGGACTCCGGCAACCGCCTGGTGGGCGGGATCGCGTCCACGTGGAGGGCGGAGGACGCCGCCCACTACACGTTCACCATCCGCAAAGGGCTGACCTGCTCCGACGGGAGTCCGATCACACCGTCCACGGTGGCGCGGTCGCTGACCCGTTTCGCCTCGCCGGAGACTGGATCCCCGGGCCGGACCCTGGCGCTGGGCTCTGCCACGGCGACGTTCACCGCCGATGATGGAGCGGGCACGGTGAAGGCCAGGCTGTCCGCTCCCTGGTCGGACTTCCTCACCGGGCTGAGTCTGCCGTCGGCCGGGATCGTGTGCCCGGCGGGATTGGACCATGCCGAGCAGCTGGCGACCGGCAAGGTCAAGGGAGCGTTCTCCGGGCCCTACACCTTGGCCTCCTCCCGGCCGGCCGTGTCGTACCGGCTCACCCTGCGGAGCGGCTACACGGCCTGGCCGAGGTTCGCCGAGCCACTGCGGGGGGTTCCCGCCAAGCATCTGGACCTCACACCGATCACCGACTACTCGACCATCGCCACCAAGCTGGTGTCCTACAGCCTGGACGTGGGGGTGGTCGCCGACGAGAACGTGAACCGGTTCGGCGGCGACTCCCGGTTCGCCACCTCCAGCGCGTCCAACACCACGACCTATCTGCTGTTCAACGAGCGTCCGGGCACGGTCTTCGCGAACCGGCCCGACCTGCGCACCGCGGTGGCGCGGGCCATCGACGCACAGACCTTCAGCGACATCGTCAGCGGCAAGCGGGGCAGCGTGATCCGCTCAGTCGGATCAGCCAAGGTGCCCTGCGTCAACACCGACCGGTCGTCGCTGGTCGCCACCGACCGCGCCGCCGCCGCCAGGAAGCTGAAGGGGGTCCGTTTCCGCATCGTCGGCACGACCCTGCTCCGCGGCGGCAACGACTACATCGCCGAAGCGCTGCGCAAGGCCGGGGCGAAGGTGAAGGCCGACTCCTTGGACAACGCCAACTGGGCCACCGTGACCTCCGCCGGGGGCAAGGACTGGGACATCAACGTCCAGGGCGACAACAACATGATGGGCACCCTCACCTCCTCCCTCCTGCGCGTCATGGGCCCGCCGACCGAAAAGGGCGGGCGCAACAAGATGGGACTGGTCAACGACGAGGGTTACGCGGCCGTCGACCGTGCCATGAGCAAGCTGGACCGCACCGCTCGGTGCGCCGCTCTCCGCTCCGCGCAGAAGTCGTTCCTGAAGCGGGTCGACGCGATCCCGCTGTCGACCCTGCCGTCCACCACGGTCGTCGCCAAGGGATACAGCATCCGCACGTTCGACGACTATCTCGACCCCGCCACCCTCCGCATCGTCAAGTAG